A DNA window from Arachis duranensis cultivar V14167 chromosome 3, aradu.V14167.gnm2.J7QH, whole genome shotgun sequence contains the following coding sequences:
- the LOC107480342 gene encoding LOW QUALITY PROTEIN: ribonucleoside-diphosphate reductase large subunit (The sequence of the model RefSeq protein was modified relative to this genomic sequence to represent the inferred CDS: deleted 2 bases in 1 codon; substituted 1 base at 1 genomic stop codon) codes for MYVVKRDGRQEAVHFDKITARLKKLSYGLSTDHCDPVLVAQKVCAGVYKGVTTSQLDELAAETAAAMTANHPDYASLAARIAVSNLHKNTKKSFSETVKIMYNHVNDRSGLKAPLIADDVYEIIMKSAVRLDSEIIYDRDFDYDYFGFKTLERSYLLKVQGKVVERPQHMLMRVAVGIHKDDIESAVRTYHMMSQRWFTHASPTLFNAGTPRPQLSSCFLICMKDDSIEGIYDTLKECAVISKSAGGIGVSVHNIRATGSYIRGTNGTSNGILPMLRVFNDTARYVDQGGGKRKGAFAVYLEPWHSDIFEFLDLRKNHGKEEHRARDLFYALWVPDLFMERVQSNGEWSLFCPNEAPGLADCWGEEFERLYNKYERDGKAKKVVQAQNLWFEILKSQIETGTPYMLFKDTCNRKSNQQNLGTIKSSNLCTEIIEYTSPTETAVCNLASIALPRYVREKGVPMESQPSKLVGSRGSRNRYFDFDKLGEVTALVTTNLNKIIDVNYYPVDTAKRSNLRHRPIGIGVQGLADTFILLGMAFDSPEAQQLNKEIFETIYYHALKTSSELASKEGPYETYSGCPVSKGILQPDMWGAKPSNRWDWDALRQMISDRGVRNSLLVAPMPTASTSQILGNNECFEPYTSNIYSRRVLSGEFVVVNKHLLHDLTEMGMWSPTIKNKIIYEDGSVQKIPEIPEDLKDIYKYVISDFSNXQYQLFFFFFNFQNLISQKMHLFQCGIFDPKFLLIDVAFWFWAYGLKTGMYYLRSRAAADAIKFTVDTTALKEKPKVEDDETKMAQMVCSLTNREECLACGS; via the exons ATGTATGTGGTGAAGAGGGATGGCCGTCAAGAAGCCGTTCACTTCGATAAGATAACTGCGCGCCTCAAGAAGCTCAGTTATGGGCTCAGCACTGATCACTGCGACCCTGTTCTCGTCGCTCAGAAGGTCTGCGCCGGCGTCTACAAGGGTGTAACCACCAGCCAACTCGATGAACTCGCCGCCGAGACTGCGGCTGCCATGACCGCAAACCAccctgactatgcttct TTGGCTGCTAGGATTGCTGTTTCTAATCTGCATAAGAACACGAAGAAGTCGTTCTCTGAGAC GGTGAAGATCATGTACAATCATGTTAATGATAGGTCTGGTCTGAAGGCTCCACTCATTGCTGATGATGTTTATGAAATTATCATGAAG AGTGCTGTTCGTTTGGACAGTGAGATAATCTATGATAGGGACTTCGACTATGATTACTTTGGTTTTAAAACCCTGGAGAGGTCCTACCTCTTGAAGGTTCAAGGAAAGGTTGTGGAAAGGCCCCAGCACATGTTGATGAGGGTTGCTGTTGGAATTCACAAGGATGACATAGAATCTGCTGTCAGAACTTACCACATGATGTCTCAAAGATGGTTCACTCATGCTTCCCCAACACTTTTCAATGCTGGAACTCCAAGGCCTCAA TTGAGTAGTTGCTTCCTCATATGTATGAAAGATGATAGTATAGAGGGAATATATGATACTTTGAAGGAGTGTGCTGTCATCAGCAAATCAGCAGGGGGAATTGGTGTTTCTGTTCACAACATTCGTGCCACTGGCAGCTACATCCGTGGAACGAATGGGACATCCAATGGTATTCTTCCTATGCTACGGGTGTTCAATGATACTGCTCGCTATGTTGATCAAGGGGGAGGCAAGAGGAAAG GTGCCTTTGCTGTGTACTTGGAGCCATGGCATTCTGATATATTTGAATTCTTGGACTTAAGGAAAAATCATGGGAAG GAAGAGCATCGCGCGAGAGATCTATTTTATGCACTTTGGGTGCCTGATCTCTTTATGGAAAGAGTTCAGTCTAATGGAGAATGGTCTTTGTTTTGTCCCAATGAGGCACCAGGTTTGGCAGATTGTTGGGGTGAAGAATTTGAGAGGTTGTACAATAAGTATGAAAGAGAT GGGAAAGCAAAGAAGGTTGTTCAGGCACAGAATCTTTGGTTTGAAATTCTTAAGTCCCAGATTGAAACTGGGACCCCTTACATGCTTTTTAAG GACACCTGTAATAGGAAAAGTAACCAGCAAAATCTGGGTACAATCAAGTCATCAAACTTGTGCACTGAGATAATTGAGTATACAAGTCCAACAGAAACGGCTGTGTGTAACCTGGCGTCGATTGCACTACCACGATATGTCAGAGAGAAG GGAGTTCCCATGGAGTCTCAACCTTCTAAGCTTGTTGGCAGTAGAGGCTCAAGAAACAGATATTTTGACTTTGATAAACTTGGAGAG GTAACTGCATTGGTGACAACAAACCTTAACAAAATAATTGATGTCAATTACTACCCAGTTGATACTGCAAAGAGGTCAAACTTACGGCACAGACCCATTGGTATTGGTGTTCAAGGTCTTGCTGATACATTCATACTGTTGGGCATGGCATTTGATTCACCTGAG GCTCAACAGTTAAACAAGGAGATATTTGAGACTATATACTACCATGCTCTAAAGACTTCTTCTGAATTGGCTTCTAAAGAAGGTCCTTATGAAACATATAGTGGCTGTCCTGTAAGCAAG GGAATTCTTCAGCCAGACATGTGGGGTGCAAAGCCCTCAAACCGCTGGGATTGGGATGCACTCCGGCAGATGATATCAGACCGGGGTGTGAGAAATTCACTTCTTGTTGCCCCTATGCCAACTGCTTCTACTAGCCAGATTCTTGGCAATAATGAGTGTTTTGAGCCGTATACTTCTAATATTTACAGTCGCAGGGTTTTAAG TGGTGAATTTGTTGTTGTGAACAAGCATCTTCTTCATGACTTGACTGAAATGGGAATGTGGTCTCCTACAATCAAGAATAAGATTATCTACGAGGATGGCTCAGTTCAGAAAATCCCAGAAATTCCCGAGGACTTGAAAGACATATACAAGTATGTTATTTCTGATTTTTCAAACTAACAgtatcaactttttttttttttttttaattttcaaaatctcatcTCTCAGAAAATGCATCTCTTTCAATGTGGAATTTTTGACCCGAAGTTTTTGCTGATTGATGTTGCTTTCTGGTTTTGGGCTTAT GGTCTGAAAACTGGGATGTATTATCTTCGATCACGAGCTGCAGCTGATGCTATCAAGTTCACTGTCGACACCACTGCCCTCAAA GAAAAACCTAAGGTGGAGGATGATGAGACCAAGATGGCACAGATGGTTTGCTCTTTAACAAACCGAGAAGAGTGCTTGGCTTGTGGAAGCTGA